A single window of Ovis aries strain OAR_USU_Benz2616 breed Rambouillet chromosome 24, ARS-UI_Ramb_v3.0, whole genome shotgun sequence DNA harbors:
- the BRI3 gene encoding membrane protein BRI3 isoform X1, with protein MDHKPLLQERPPAYNLEAGQGEFACAPHGYGAIAAAPPPPYPYLVTGIPTHHPRVYNIHSRNVTRYPANSIVVVGGCPVCRVGVLEDSFTFLGIFLAIVLFPFGFICCFALRKRRCPNCGANFT; from the exons ATGGACCACAAGCCCCTGCTGCAGGAGCGGCCGCCCGCCTACAACCTGGAGGCCGGCCAGGGCGAGTTCGCGTGCGCCCCGCACGGCTACGGCGCCATCGCcgccgccccgccgccgcccTACCCCTACCTCGTCACAG GGATACCTACCCACCACCCCAGGGTCTACAACATCCACAGTCGGAATGTCACCCGGTACCCTGCCAATTCCATCGTTGTGGTCGGAGGCTGCCCAGTCTGCAG GGTCGGGGTCCTGGAGGACTCGTTCACCTTCCTGGGCATCTTCTTGGCCATCGTCCTGTTCCCCTTTGGGTTCATCTGCTGTTTCGCCTTGAGGAAGCGAAGATGCCCCAACTGTGGAGCCAACTTCACTTAA
- the BRI3 gene encoding membrane protein BRI3 isoform X2: protein MDHKPLLQERPPAYNLEAGQGEFACAPHGYGAIAAAPPPPYPYLVTGAPGPGPGRGPGARERTSGGVPPRPLTPKPTFLRTWRRRWGARSRGDLGVRPVQGVGDGAAPGTGGRAPESGHRPSALSPSAGSLAPSSLFLGSTSISLQGYLPTTPGSTTSTVGMSPGTLPIPSLWSEAAQSAGSGSWRTRSPSWASSWPSSCSPLGSSAVSP, encoded by the exons ATGGACCACAAGCCCCTGCTGCAGGAGCGGCCGCCCGCCTACAACCTGGAGGCCGGCCAGGGCGAGTTCGCGTGCGCCCCGCACGGCTACGGCGCCATCGCcgccgccccgccgccgcccTACCCCTACCTCGTCACAGGTGCGCCGGGGCCGGGCCCGGGGCGCGGGCCGGGGGCCCGGGAGCGAACTTCGGGCGGAGTTCCACCGCGACCTTTAACCCCGAAACCAACTTTTCTCCGGACGTGGCGGCGGCGGTGGGGGGCGCGGTCGAGGGGAGACCTCGGGGTCCGGCCCGTGCAGGGGGTCGGGGACGGCGCCGCCCCGGGAACCGGAGGTCGGGCCCCCGAATCTGGGCACCGCCCGAGCGCCCTGAGCCCATCTGCGGGGTCGCTCGCGCCCAGTTCGCTCTTCCTAGGAAGCACGTCCATCTCTCTGCAG GGATACCTACCCACCACCCCAGGGTCTACAACATCCACAGTCGGAATGTCACCCGGTACCCTGCCAATTCCATCGTTGTGGTCGGAGGCTGCCCAGTCTGCAG GGTCGGGGTCCTGGAGGACTCGTTCACCTTCCTGGGCATCTTCTTGGCCATCGTCCTGTTCCCCTTTGGGTTCATCTGCTGTTTCGCCTTGA